The proteins below are encoded in one region of Clostridium pasteurianum DSM 525 = ATCC 6013:
- a CDS encoding glycoside hydrolase family 31 protein gives MKIKRKYSSKKLLIIIFALSIVFSPVYFAQQTFADDFPTDAFHPHDDIPLDKNNLQKSMSVFSVTKLENGIKLNLGNQNAFIRLLTSDIAKISLLNKGDSEYTSPGIDKTDWKKPNFRVKETRNNIVLITDSITINIKKSPFGIRYLDKNGKVINEDANQGMGYENGKPYIFKKADKDENFYGLGEKADGLNKRGKTEAIWHQDPFPYESRYLYEAVPFFIGLKDKKAYGILFDNTYRTYYDFAKESDDYYYFYADGGKLTYYFFNGPNIKDVLDRYTDLTGKLNLPPEWALGFQQSSWSYNQKDAEEVAKTYREKNIPADGIMFDIGWMDDYKAFTWGKNVPDPNGLKNTFDNLNFKLTNIFDPAIRAIPGYSVYEDGTKKDLWVKNPDGSNLMGKLWPWDLSGEPNSVYPNFMSQKTRDWWSMQYKPMFDSGVDGIWNDVNEPVSFIAKDHWTLPLNAVFQDDNGKKYTHEEVHNIFPLMEEQASYNAFKYLKPNVRPFILSRSGYTGIQRYAAIWTGDNHSTWEHMKLSISMNSNIGLAGAPFVGNDIGGFTKNILGGEICTPELFARWVEMGAFLPFARDHYNNDGDSPGEKQNINRQEPWQFGQEVEDISRKYINMRYELMPYLQNAFKQAHETGNLIQQPLVYQFQNDPNTYNNEDQFMFGDSIMIAPIVTKGATSRSIYLPKDTKWVDYWTGEKYDGGQTITKQAALDTLPIYVRQDSIIPRREVQQYAGEKPLKNLILDTYLDHDASYSYYQDDGSTENYKKGQFNVTDFNIEKKSNHIEFEQNKKTQKYKSDIESYTLKLNKSVDPKNVQAANNKYEKVSSLDKLNNKKSGYYFDNNTNTLYVKIPVNENHKVRIQQ, from the coding sequence ATGAAAATCAAAAGAAAATATTCATCAAAAAAACTACTTATTATTATATTTGCGCTTTCAATAGTGTTTTCTCCAGTTTATTTTGCTCAACAAACTTTTGCAGATGATTTTCCTACAGATGCATTTCATCCACACGATGATATTCCACTCGATAAAAACAACCTTCAAAAGTCTATGAGCGTTTTCAGTGTTACTAAATTGGAGAATGGCATAAAATTGAATTTAGGTAATCAAAATGCCTTTATACGATTACTCACATCTGACATAGCCAAAATTTCACTTTTAAATAAGGGTGATTCTGAATACACCTCTCCAGGTATTGATAAAACAGATTGGAAAAAACCTAATTTCAGAGTAAAAGAAACAAGAAACAATATTGTCCTTATAACTGACAGTATAACTATCAACATTAAGAAAAGTCCTTTTGGCATAAGATATCTTGATAAAAATGGTAAAGTAATAAATGAAGATGCAAATCAAGGTATGGGCTACGAAAATGGTAAACCATATATATTTAAAAAAGCCGATAAAGATGAAAATTTTTATGGTCTTGGAGAAAAAGCAGACGGTCTTAACAAGCGCGGTAAAACTGAAGCCATTTGGCATCAAGATCCGTTTCCTTATGAGTCAAGATATCTATATGAAGCTGTTCCATTTTTTATAGGTTTGAAAGATAAAAAAGCATATGGAATTCTATTTGATAACACATACCGCACATACTATGATTTTGCTAAAGAAAGTGATGACTATTATTACTTTTATGCAGATGGAGGGAAACTAACCTATTATTTCTTTAATGGACCAAATATAAAAGACGTATTAGACCGCTATACTGATCTGACAGGTAAACTTAACCTTCCCCCAGAATGGGCTTTGGGATTTCAACAATCAAGCTGGTCATATAATCAGAAAGACGCTGAAGAAGTAGCTAAAACCTACCGCGAAAAAAATATTCCTGCAGACGGTATCATGTTTGATATAGGCTGGATGGATGACTATAAAGCTTTTACATGGGGAAAAAATGTTCCAGATCCCAATGGATTAAAAAATACTTTTGATAATCTCAATTTTAAACTTACAAACATATTTGATCCAGCTATTCGTGCAATACCAGGCTATTCTGTTTATGAGGATGGAACTAAAAAAGATCTTTGGGTAAAAAATCCTGATGGAAGTAACTTAATGGGAAAATTGTGGCCTTGGGATCTGTCTGGTGAACCTAATTCCGTTTATCCAAATTTTATGAGTCAAAAAACTCGTGACTGGTGGTCCATGCAGTATAAACCAATGTTCGATTCAGGCGTTGATGGTATTTGGAACGATGTTAATGAACCTGTAAGTTTTATTGCAAAAGATCACTGGACACTGCCTCTTAATGCAGTTTTTCAGGATGACAATGGTAAGAAATATACTCACGAAGAAGTTCATAATATTTTTCCTCTTATGGAGGAACAAGCGTCTTATAATGCCTTTAAGTATCTGAAACCTAACGTTCGTCCATTTATCTTATCAAGATCTGGATATACAGGCATTCAGCGTTATGCAGCCATATGGACTGGAGACAATCACAGCACTTGGGAGCACATGAAACTTTCTATATCAATGAACTCAAACATTGGACTTGCTGGTGCTCCTTTTGTAGGTAATGACATCGGTGGATTTACAAAAAATATATTGGGAGGAGAAATCTGCACACCTGAGTTATTTGCCAGATGGGTTGAAATGGGTGCATTCCTTCCATTTGCCCGTGATCATTACAATAATGATGGCGATAGCCCTGGAGAAAAACAAAATATTAATAGGCAAGAACCATGGCAATTTGGTCAAGAAGTTGAAGATATAAGTAGAAAATATATCAACATGCGTTATGAACTTATGCCTTATTTACAAAACGCTTTCAAACAGGCTCATGAAACTGGTAATCTCATTCAACAGCCTCTAGTTTATCAGTTTCAAAACGATCCAAATACGTACAACAATGAAGATCAGTTCATGTTTGGAGACTCAATAATGATTGCACCAATAGTTACTAAAGGGGCTACATCACGTAGTATTTATCTTCCAAAAGATACAAAATGGGTGGACTACTGGACAGGTGAAAAGTATGATGGCGGCCAGACTATTACAAAACAAGCTGCTCTTGATACACTCCCTATATATGTAAGACAAGATTCTATTATTCCAAGACGTGAAGTTCAGCAATATGCTGGAGAAAAACCATTGAAAAATTTAATACTTGATACCTATCTTGATCATGATGCATCATACAGCTATTATCAAGATGATGGAAGTACAGAAAATTACAAGAAAGGTCAATTCAATGTGACTGACTTCAATATTGAGAAGAAAAGTAATCACATTGAGTTTGAACAGAACAAAAAAACTCAAAAATATAAATCTGACATTGAGTCCTATACGCTGAAACTCAATAAGTCAGTAGATCCCAAAAATGTACAAGCAGCTAACAATAAATATGAAAAAGTAAGCAGTTTAGATAAATTGAATAACAAGAAAAGCGGCTACTATTTTGACAATAATACCAATACTCTTTACGTAAAAATACCTGTAAATGAGAATCACAAAGTAAGAATTCAACAATAA
- the gtfA gene encoding sucrose phosphorylase: MAVKNKIMLITYADSLGKNLSELENLLTTYFKKAIGGVHILPFFPSSADRGFAPMGYEKVDPAFGDWEDIKKLGESFYLMYDFMINHISKSSEYFKDFQKNKDKSPYKDFFIRYKDFWPKGEPTQEDVDLIYKRKPRAPYIDVEFADDTSEKVWCTFDSEQVDLNVKSEVTKKFIKDTLTNMAKRKASLIRLDAFAYATKKVGTNCFFIEPDTWELLDEVKEILEPLNVDILPEIHEHYSIQMKIAEKGHWIYDFALPMIMLHALYSGVNKNLIKWLEMSPKKQFTTLDTHDGIGVVDVKDLLTDEEVEMTREALFTKGANVKKIYNTTAYNNLDIYQINCTYYSALGNNDDAYILARAIQFFAPGIPQVYYVGLMAGENDIELLEKTKVGRNINRHYYSKEEVKENMKRPVMKRLLKLMEFRNSYGAFGGDYSITDTVSEEVLEITWEKGELKAVLKADLKTHKFKINYFDADSKEIKELT, from the coding sequence ATGGCAGTTAAAAATAAAATAATGCTTATTACTTATGCAGATAGTCTAGGTAAAAATTTAAGTGAACTTGAAAACCTTTTAACAACTTATTTTAAAAAAGCAATAGGGGGGGTACATATATTACCCTTCTTTCCATCATCCGCAGACAGAGGATTTGCACCAATGGGTTATGAAAAAGTAGATCCTGCTTTTGGGGATTGGGAAGATATTAAAAAATTAGGTGAAAGTTTCTATTTAATGTATGACTTTATGATAAATCACATATCCAAAAGTTCTGAATATTTTAAGGATTTTCAGAAAAACAAAGATAAATCACCTTATAAAGACTTCTTTATAAGATATAAAGATTTTTGGCCTAAAGGTGAGCCTACCCAGGAAGATGTAGATTTAATATATAAGAGAAAGCCTAGGGCACCTTATATAGATGTAGAATTTGCAGATGATACCAGTGAAAAAGTTTGGTGTACCTTTGACAGTGAACAGGTAGACTTAAATGTAAAATCAGAGGTTACTAAGAAGTTTATAAAGGATACTCTTACAAATATGGCAAAGAGGAAGGCTTCATTAATAAGACTCGACGCTTTTGCCTATGCTACTAAAAAAGTTGGAACAAATTGCTTCTTCATAGAACCAGATACCTGGGAACTTCTTGATGAAGTAAAGGAAATATTAGAACCATTGAATGTAGATATATTACCAGAAATACATGAACACTATTCAATACAAATGAAAATAGCAGAAAAAGGTCACTGGATATACGATTTTGCATTACCTATGATTATGCTTCATGCCCTATATAGTGGAGTGAATAAAAATCTTATAAAATGGCTTGAAATGTCTCCTAAAAAGCAGTTTACTACATTAGATACTCATGATGGTATTGGGGTAGTGGATGTAAAGGATTTGTTGACAGATGAGGAAGTAGAAATGACAAGAGAAGCACTATTCACTAAAGGAGCAAATGTAAAGAAAATATATAATACCACTGCCTACAATAATCTTGATATATATCAGATTAATTGTACCTATTATTCAGCTCTTGGTAATAATGATGATGCCTATATTTTGGCAAGAGCTATCCAGTTTTTTGCACCAGGAATACCTCAGGTATATTATGTAGGACTTATGGCTGGAGAAAATGATATAGAATTATTAGAAAAAACAAAAGTAGGAAGAAATATAAATCGTCATTACTATAGTAAAGAAGAAGTAAAAGAAAATATGAAAAGACCTGTCATGAAGAGACTGTTAAAACTTATGGAATTCAGAAATTCTTACGGAGCTTTTGGTGGTGATTATTCCATAACTGATACAGTTAGTGAAGAAGTTTTAGAAATAACTTGGGAAAAGGGTGAACTTAAAGCAGTTTTAAAGGCTGATCTTAAAACTCATAAATTTAAAATTAATTATTTTGATGCAGACAGTAAAGAGATTAAGGAATTGACATAA
- a CDS encoding IS91 family transposase encodes MQGVIKQIFVDNWEKFSEIYKGKIRANISREVDKMINCKSLDNGFIEFKCENCGHIKRVGFSCKSRFCTSCGKKKSEEWSDEMVARLINSKHRHMVFTIPQELRIYFARDRKLLSLLPKCSAKAIMSWFRDLNKKECFTPGIISVIHTFGRDLKWNPHVHLIVTEGGAGEITIWRNTKHINYTALRKRWQKILLDEIGINLKSGKKEFKKLKNKLYKRLENGFYVYGKGEIKTAKQAGKYVGRYTARPAIAESRIIKYDGKKVTFRYERHEDGEEVVEEIDVIDFIGRVIRHIPEKNFKMIRYYGIYAKNTRHKNKFFKLVNEKVAEFKRKINNWQTRILLTFGVNPLKCEKCGIQMKFHDIYYKNVSVREKFKEKIIGENKRKIEEIMYNYGVIKGIIRDKIEPLYV; translated from the coding sequence ATGCAAGGTGTTATAAAACAAATATTTGTGGATAATTGGGAAAAATTCAGTGAGATATATAAAGGGAAAATTAGAGCTAACATAAGTAGAGAAGTTGATAAGATGATTAATTGTAAATCCTTAGATAATGGATTTATTGAGTTTAAGTGTGAAAATTGTGGTCATATAAAAAGAGTTGGATTTAGCTGTAAAAGTAGATTTTGTACCTCATGTGGTAAGAAAAAATCTGAAGAATGGTCTGATGAAATGGTGGCAAGACTCATTAACTCAAAGCATAGACATATGGTATTTACAATTCCACAGGAACTTAGAATATATTTTGCTAGGGATAGAAAACTATTATCATTATTACCTAAATGTTCAGCAAAAGCAATTATGAGCTGGTTTAGAGATTTAAATAAAAAAGAATGTTTTACACCAGGAATAATCTCAGTAATTCATACTTTTGGAAGAGACTTAAAATGGAATCCACATGTTCACTTAATTGTCACCGAAGGTGGTGCTGGAGAAATTACAATTTGGAGGAATACAAAACATATAAATTATACAGCACTAAGGAAAAGATGGCAAAAAATATTGTTAGACGAAATAGGAATTAATCTTAAAAGTGGAAAAAAAGAATTTAAAAAATTAAAAAATAAGCTATATAAAAGGTTAGAGAATGGATTTTATGTATATGGAAAAGGTGAAATAAAAACAGCAAAGCAAGCAGGAAAGTATGTTGGAAGATATACAGCAAGACCAGCTATCGCTGAATCAAGAATAATAAAGTATGATGGTAAAAAAGTAACTTTTCGTTATGAAAGACATGAAGATGGTGAAGAAGTTGTAGAGGAAATAGATGTTATTGATTTTATAGGTAGAGTAATAAGACACATACCAGAAAAGAATTTTAAGATGATAAGATATTATGGAATATATGCTAAAAACACAAGACATAAAAATAAATTTTTTAAGTTGGTAAATGAAAAAGTTGCTGAGTTCAAAAGAAAAATTAATAATTGGCAAACAAGAATACTTCTTACATTTGGAGTGAATCCATTAAAATGTGAAAAGTGTGGAATACAGATGAAATTTCATGATATATACTATAAAAATGTAAGTGTAAGAGAAAAATTTAAAGAGAAAATAATAGGTGAAAACAAAAGAAAAATTGAAGAGATAATGTACAATTATGGTGTGATTAAGGGGATAATTCGTGATAAAATAGAGCCATTATATGTATAA